From one Luteolibacter sp. SL250 genomic stretch:
- a CDS encoding acetylxylan esterase — protein MKNPFRILVPVMCAGMISTLCAKEAGPAWTVRADHENALYQTGETATFTITLGADSKVAPDAELHWTMTKDGVDPTTKGKVKLQGGKATITGKLDEPGFLLCKVSAEPDGKGAAGSWGVGYSPDRIGRSMPFPQEFDAFWKDQLEKLAAVPQNPVLKPVENKEKEVESFDTRVDCVGAKVSGYFARPKGAKPKSLPIILTLHGAGIRSANLPGTAGLAAQGMLAMDINAHGIDNGKDGAFYDALGRAELNNYRAIGRESREKGYFVGMFLRSKRALDFLCSQPEWDGKTVVVSGGSQGGFQAFAAAALDDRVTVMVAHVPAGCDHSGMLANRVAGWPKMVPVTDGRPDPAVLEASRYVDNVNFAARCKAKVAIVSAGFVDGVCPPTSVYAAYNELPVKDKVMLDMPGAGHSVPDGVSKKAREIWKERIGK, from the coding sequence ATGAAAAACCCGTTCCGAATCCTGGTCCCCGTGATGTGCGCGGGGATGATCTCCACCCTTTGTGCGAAAGAAGCCGGACCAGCGTGGACGGTCCGCGCGGACCATGAGAACGCGCTCTACCAGACCGGGGAGACGGCGACCTTCACGATCACGCTGGGCGCGGACTCCAAGGTGGCGCCGGACGCGGAGCTGCACTGGACGATGACGAAGGACGGGGTGGACCCGACGACGAAGGGGAAGGTGAAGCTGCAGGGCGGGAAGGCGACCATCACGGGAAAGCTGGATGAGCCGGGATTCCTGCTGTGCAAGGTGAGCGCGGAGCCGGACGGCAAGGGCGCCGCCGGATCCTGGGGCGTGGGTTACTCCCCGGACCGGATCGGCCGCAGCATGCCGTTCCCGCAGGAGTTCGACGCGTTCTGGAAGGACCAGCTGGAGAAGCTGGCGGCGGTGCCGCAGAACCCGGTGCTGAAGCCGGTGGAGAACAAGGAGAAGGAAGTGGAGAGCTTTGACACGCGGGTGGACTGCGTGGGGGCGAAGGTGTCCGGATATTTCGCCAGGCCGAAGGGCGCGAAGCCGAAGTCCCTGCCCATCATCCTGACGCTGCACGGCGCGGGCATCCGCAGCGCGAACCTGCCGGGGACGGCGGGCCTGGCGGCGCAGGGGATGCTGGCGATGGACATCAACGCGCACGGCATCGACAACGGCAAGGACGGCGCGTTCTATGACGCGCTGGGCAGGGCGGAGCTGAACAACTACCGGGCGATCGGCCGGGAGTCGCGGGAGAAGGGCTACTTTGTCGGGATGTTCCTGCGGTCGAAGCGGGCGCTGGATTTCCTCTGCAGCCAGCCGGAGTGGGACGGCAAGACGGTCGTCGTTTCCGGTGGCAGCCAGGGTGGGTTCCAGGCGTTCGCCGCGGCGGCGCTGGATGACCGGGTGACGGTGATGGTGGCGCACGTGCCCGCGGGCTGCGACCACAGCGGCATGCTGGCGAACCGCGTGGCGGGCTGGCCGAAGATGGTGCCGGTGACGGACGGCCGCCCGGACCCGGCGGTGCTGGAGGCGTCCCGCTATGTGGACAACGTGAACTTCGCGGCCCGCTGCAAGGCGAAGGTGGCCATCGTTTCCGCAGGCTTTGTCGATGGGGTCTGCCCGCCGACGAGCGTGTACGCGGCCTACAACGAGCTGCCGGTGAAGGACAAGGTGATGCTGGACATGCCGGGCGCGGGCCACTCCGTGCCGGACGGTGTGTCGAAGAAGGCACGGGAGATCTGGAAAGAGCGGATCGGGAAGTGA
- a CDS encoding PSD1 and planctomycete cytochrome C domain-containing protein: MHWKIPLLTLIPAVAGAFGTDAPAGYGPKTPFDAARHVLESKCLECHTKKEAKGGLVLEVRQDFLTGGDSGESIVPGNPGGSELVKRVRLAADDDEIMPPKKHGPPLSPAEVTALEKWIESGAAWGDASVVMSPRSKTALPGWDAPADPEIASIEAFPKAVTLETAADFHRVVIVARFKDASTHDITKQSKITLADASLASLAGTTLRPQKDGTTKLSIEYRGLKTEVPVTVKDSAKPRPISFQLDVMPVLTAAGCNTGSCHGSARGQDGFHLTLYGFDPKGDHFRLTHEMAGRRINLALPEDSLLLTKADGTVPHTGGKLFEKGSPFHETLVQWIRDGAEYDKGEIPQPLSIEVEPKQMVLTGPDIQVPLTVRATYSDGTDRDVSTLSTYSTSNDNSVAIHKSDGVAVSKNRGEAFLLARFALFTEGAQAIVIPKDVKYARPEFPAANYIDPLVAEKLHKLRIIPSTVAEDEVFLRRVFLDVVGVPPTTEERTAFLEDKRPNKREVLIDDLISRKEFTEMWVMKWAELMQIRTFNNGGQSVSYKAALGYYNWLRERIASNMPLNEMVVELLSAKGGTFSSPATNFFQVEQDVMKLTENVAQVFMGTRIQCAQCHNHPFDRWTMDDYYGFASFFAQVKRKPAEDPRERVVYDEGGEIPHLVTKKPVPPKFLGGPKPELQPGQSRRESVAQWLGSKDNPWFARNVVNIVWAHFNGVGIVEPVDDVRVSNPPSNPELLDELAERFVSYNFDLRKLVRDICNSRTYQLSTRTNETNVDDNRNFSHSMVRRVRAEVLLDSISAVTKTPNKFKGLPLGAKAVQIADGNTTNYFLTTFGRATRATVCSCEVKMEPNLSQALHLLNGDNTHDRIKRGKVVADLLAAKKEPKEIIEQMYLKALSRKPTDMESGKLLAAVAEAQKPEEVRDTLEDVFWALLNSKEFIFNH, from the coding sequence ATGCACTGGAAGATCCCGCTTCTGACTTTGATCCCGGCTGTGGCAGGTGCCTTCGGCACGGATGCGCCGGCAGGCTATGGCCCGAAGACGCCGTTCGACGCGGCGCGCCATGTGCTGGAAAGCAAGTGCCTGGAGTGCCATACGAAAAAGGAGGCGAAGGGCGGGCTGGTGCTGGAGGTGCGGCAGGATTTCCTGACGGGCGGGGATTCCGGCGAATCGATCGTGCCGGGGAACCCGGGCGGGTCCGAGCTGGTGAAGCGGGTGCGGCTGGCGGCGGATGATGACGAGATCATGCCGCCGAAGAAGCACGGCCCGCCGCTTTCCCCGGCGGAGGTGACGGCGCTGGAGAAATGGATCGAGTCCGGAGCGGCGTGGGGTGACGCGTCCGTGGTGATGTCCCCGCGGTCGAAGACGGCGCTGCCGGGCTGGGATGCGCCGGCGGACCCGGAGATCGCGTCGATCGAGGCGTTCCCGAAGGCGGTGACGCTGGAGACGGCGGCGGATTTCCACCGGGTGGTGATCGTGGCGAGGTTCAAGGACGCGTCCACGCATGACATCACGAAGCAGTCGAAGATCACGCTGGCGGACGCCTCCCTGGCGAGCCTGGCGGGGACGACGCTGCGCCCGCAGAAGGACGGGACGACGAAGCTTTCCATCGAATACCGCGGCCTGAAGACGGAAGTGCCGGTGACGGTGAAGGACTCCGCGAAGCCGCGGCCGATCTCCTTCCAACTGGATGTGATGCCGGTGCTGACGGCGGCGGGCTGCAACACGGGCTCCTGCCACGGGTCCGCGCGCGGGCAGGATGGATTCCACCTGACGCTCTACGGCTTCGACCCGAAGGGGGACCATTTCCGGCTGACGCATGAGATGGCGGGCCGCCGGATCAACCTGGCGCTGCCGGAGGACTCCCTGCTGCTGACGAAGGCGGACGGGACGGTGCCGCACACGGGTGGCAAGCTGTTCGAGAAAGGCTCCCCGTTCCATGAGACGCTGGTGCAGTGGATCCGCGACGGGGCGGAGTATGACAAGGGGGAGATCCCGCAGCCGCTCTCCATCGAGGTGGAGCCGAAGCAGATGGTGCTGACGGGGCCTGACATCCAGGTGCCGCTGACGGTGCGCGCGACGTACTCCGACGGCACGGACCGGGATGTGAGTACGCTTTCGACCTACTCCACGTCCAACGACAACTCGGTGGCGATCCACAAGTCGGACGGGGTGGCGGTGTCGAAGAACCGCGGGGAGGCGTTCCTGCTGGCGCGGTTCGCGCTGTTCACGGAGGGCGCGCAGGCGATCGTGATCCCGAAGGATGTGAAGTACGCGCGGCCGGAGTTCCCGGCGGCGAACTACATCGACCCGCTGGTGGCGGAGAAGCTGCACAAGCTGCGCATCATCCCGTCCACGGTGGCGGAGGATGAGGTGTTCCTGCGGCGGGTGTTCCTGGACGTGGTGGGCGTGCCGCCGACGACGGAGGAACGGACGGCCTTCCTGGAGGACAAGCGTCCGAACAAGCGGGAGGTGCTGATCGACGACCTGATTTCCCGCAAGGAATTCACGGAGATGTGGGTGATGAAGTGGGCGGAGCTGATGCAGATCCGCACGTTCAACAACGGCGGGCAGTCGGTCTCCTACAAGGCGGCGCTGGGTTACTACAACTGGCTGCGCGAACGCATCGCCTCGAACATGCCGCTCAATGAGATGGTGGTGGAGCTGCTGTCGGCGAAGGGCGGGACGTTCTCCAGCCCGGCGACGAATTTCTTCCAGGTGGAGCAGGACGTGATGAAGCTGACGGAGAACGTGGCGCAGGTGTTCATGGGCACGCGCATCCAGTGCGCGCAGTGCCACAACCACCCGTTCGACCGGTGGACGATGGATGACTACTATGGCTTCGCGTCGTTCTTCGCGCAGGTGAAGCGGAAGCCGGCGGAGGACCCGCGTGAGCGCGTGGTGTATGACGAGGGCGGTGAGATCCCGCACCTGGTGACGAAGAAGCCGGTGCCGCCGAAGTTCCTGGGCGGGCCGAAGCCGGAGCTGCAGCCCGGGCAGTCCCGCCGGGAGTCCGTGGCGCAGTGGCTGGGGTCGAAGGACAATCCATGGTTCGCGCGCAACGTGGTGAACATCGTGTGGGCGCACTTCAACGGCGTGGGCATCGTGGAGCCTGTGGATGACGTCCGCGTGTCCAACCCGCCGTCGAACCCGGAGCTGCTGGATGAGCTGGCGGAGCGCTTCGTTTCCTACAACTTCGACCTGCGGAAGCTGGTGCGCGACATCTGCAACTCCCGCACGTACCAACTGTCCACCCGGACGAATGAGACGAACGTTGATGACAACCGGAACTTCTCCCACTCCATGGTGCGCCGGGTGCGGGCGGAGGTGCTGCTGGACTCCATCTCCGCGGTGACGAAGACGCCGAACAAGTTCAAGGGCCTGCCGCTGGGCGCGAAGGCGGTGCAGATCGCGGATGGCAACACGACGAACTATTTCCTCACGACCTTCGGCCGTGCGACGCGTGCGACGGTGTGTTCCTGCGAGGTGAAGATGGAGCCGAACCTTTCCCAGGCGCTCCACCTGCTGAACGGTGACAACACGCATGACCGCATCAAGCGCGGCAAGGTGGTGGCCGACCTGCTGGCGGCGAAGAAGGAGCCGAAGGAGATCATCGAGCAGATGTACCTGAAGGCGCTGAGCCGGAAGCCGACGGACATGGAGAGCGGGAAACTGCTGGCGGCCGTCGCGGAGGCGCAGAAGCCTGAGGAGGTGAGGGACACGCTGGAAGACGTGTTCTGGGCCTTGCTGAACTCGAAGGAGTTCATCTTCAACCATTGA
- the rpmH gene encoding 50S ribosomal protein L34, whose amino-acid sequence MSKRTYQPSKRTRKAQFGFRARMATKAGRDILRRRRQKGRKRLIPKGVELKYARHTTQHN is encoded by the coding sequence ATGAGCAAACGCACTTACCAGCCATCCAAGCGCACCCGCAAAGCCCAATTCGGTTTCCGCGCCCGCATGGCCACCAAGGCCGGTCGCGACATTCTCCGCCGCCGCCGCCAGAAAGGCCGCAAGCGCCTCATCCCCAAGGGTGTCGAGCTCAAGTACGCCCGCCACACCACCCAGCACAACTGA
- the rnpA gene encoding ribonuclease P protein component: MRLPRKCSMTNRADFARVKTTGHAKAGRFVILSTLQDPALDTIRTGFITSKRSAKRAHDRVLMRRRFRALVQKHAPQFAEIRRFLVTIARPGASQATFQEIEEDWVRQARRLGLFPKPDASAQP; encoded by the coding sequence ATGCGTCTCCCGAGAAAGTGCAGCATGACGAACCGCGCGGACTTCGCGCGGGTCAAGACCACCGGTCACGCGAAAGCTGGCCGGTTCGTCATTTTAAGCACATTGCAGGATCCGGCGCTGGACACCATCCGCACCGGCTTCATCACCTCAAAGCGGTCCGCGAAGCGCGCGCACGACCGCGTCCTCATGCGCCGCCGCTTCCGCGCCCTGGTGCAGAAGCACGCCCCCCAATTCGCGGAAATCCGGCGTTTCCTCGTCACCATCGCCCGTCCCGGCGCTTCGCAGGCGACATTCCAGGAAATTGAGGAAGATTGGGTCCGCCAGGCACGCCGCCTCGGCCTCTTCCCGAAACCCGACGCCTCCGCCCAGCCGTGA
- the yidD gene encoding membrane protein insertion efficiency factor YidD, which produces MISRAATAFIRAGIRFYQRFLNPLLKAAAGPAAGCRYTPTCSHYFLGAVETHGPLKGSWLGICRIFRCHPWGGYGYDPVPPAGTPTDQPRKQHCGCGGHHHH; this is translated from the coding sequence GTGATCTCCCGCGCCGCCACCGCCTTCATCCGGGCAGGCATCCGCTTCTACCAGCGGTTCCTCAATCCCCTGCTGAAAGCCGCCGCCGGACCCGCCGCGGGCTGCCGCTACACCCCCACCTGCTCCCACTACTTCCTCGGCGCGGTGGAGACCCACGGCCCCCTCAAAGGGAGCTGGTTGGGAATTTGCAGGATTTTCCGCTGTCATCCCTGGGGGGGCTACGGTTATGACCCCGTCCCGCCGGCCGGCACTCCAACCGACCAACCGCGGAAACAGCACTGCGGCTGCGGAGGCCACCACCACCACTAA
- the yidC gene encoding membrane protein insertase YidC, whose protein sequence is MYDRKTWVIVALCAILLAVNLHFSSQKRAEEAQKKQFIEQTQKAAKAADAAAATDPAAAPAAALSDEAALPPTEEETFVLENDKIAFTFTNIGGGIKQALFKDQFQVGSKTRHVIVNDKAAAAIGAFADSKGESFEKTVFAFPKDEAPVPGKKVSYIATLPSGLIVKKTYSLIDPTEPGAPYLLDFDLSVQNEGAGALNLGQWSIFLGEAAPLYQKEDMHQTGFFWRENGSMHFEEVTGFLGGGITFSKPKNLITSPNDEVIEFGGVANQFFTTVLRAKNPVAGEVWGRSSNYQLIDGEKTLHSIRAGLRLPETNLNKADGMKTFGYRLFIGPKDNTMLRKMDNRESGWGDVMQYGFFSPVSRVLNWILNLLHTGLDNVAKHWSWGLAIIFLTIIVRGAIWPLHAKSTRTMKRMSKLQPEMAKLKEKYPDDPNKLNTEMMGLYKKYGINPLGGCLPMLLQIPIFFGFFRMLQYAVEFRGQGFLWVQDLSQPDTLTHVMGVPINILPIVMGITSFAQIAMTPKTGDKMQQRIIMFMPLIFFFFCYNFASALALYWTTQNIFSIGQTWLMNKIPEPELKARADGGKKSWVQRMAERQMELQKAREKGGHGGSGGTGMRDVTPEKKKPRGPRTGG, encoded by the coding sequence ATGTACGACCGCAAAACCTGGGTGATCGTCGCCCTCTGTGCCATCCTGTTGGCCGTCAACCTCCACTTCTCCAGCCAGAAACGCGCGGAGGAAGCCCAGAAGAAGCAATTCATCGAGCAGACCCAGAAAGCCGCCAAGGCCGCCGACGCCGCCGCCGCCACGGACCCTGCCGCCGCACCCGCCGCCGCCCTCAGTGACGAGGCCGCCCTCCCACCCACCGAGGAGGAAACCTTTGTCCTGGAGAACGACAAGATCGCCTTCACCTTCACCAACATCGGCGGTGGCATCAAGCAGGCGCTCTTCAAGGACCAGTTCCAGGTCGGCAGCAAGACCCGCCACGTCATCGTCAACGACAAGGCCGCCGCCGCCATCGGCGCCTTCGCCGACTCCAAGGGCGAGTCCTTTGAGAAAACCGTCTTCGCCTTCCCCAAGGACGAGGCACCCGTCCCCGGCAAAAAGGTCAGCTACATCGCCACCCTCCCCTCCGGTCTCATCGTCAAAAAGACCTACTCCCTCATCGACCCCACGGAGCCGGGCGCGCCCTACCTCCTCGACTTCGATCTCAGCGTCCAGAACGAAGGCGCAGGCGCCCTCAACCTCGGCCAGTGGAGCATCTTCCTCGGTGAAGCCGCCCCGCTCTACCAGAAGGAGGACATGCACCAGACCGGCTTCTTCTGGCGGGAGAACGGCAGCATGCACTTCGAGGAAGTCACCGGCTTCCTCGGCGGCGGCATCACCTTCTCCAAGCCGAAGAACCTCATCACCAGCCCGAACGACGAAGTCATCGAGTTCGGCGGCGTCGCCAACCAGTTCTTCACCACCGTCCTCCGCGCGAAGAACCCCGTCGCGGGCGAGGTCTGGGGCCGTTCCTCCAACTACCAGCTCATCGACGGCGAAAAGACCCTCCACTCCATCCGCGCCGGCCTCCGCCTCCCGGAGACCAACCTGAACAAGGCGGATGGGATGAAGACCTTCGGCTACCGCCTCTTCATCGGCCCGAAGGACAACACCATGCTGCGGAAGATGGACAACCGCGAGAGCGGCTGGGGTGACGTCATGCAGTACGGCTTCTTCTCCCCCGTATCGCGCGTCCTCAACTGGATCCTCAACCTGCTCCACACCGGCCTCGACAACGTCGCCAAGCACTGGTCATGGGGCCTCGCCATCATCTTCCTCACCATCATCGTCCGCGGTGCCATCTGGCCCCTCCACGCGAAGTCCACCCGCACCATGAAGCGGATGAGCAAGCTGCAGCCGGAGATGGCCAAGCTGAAGGAAAAATACCCGGACGATCCCAACAAGCTCAACACCGAGATGATGGGCCTCTACAAGAAGTATGGCATCAACCCGCTCGGCGGCTGCCTGCCCATGCTCCTGCAGATCCCCATCTTCTTCGGCTTCTTCCGCATGCTCCAGTATGCCGTGGAGTTCCGCGGCCAGGGCTTCCTCTGGGTCCAGGATCTTTCCCAGCCGGACACCCTCACCCACGTCATGGGCGTCCCCATCAACATCCTGCCCATCGTCATGGGCATCACCAGCTTCGCCCAGATCGCCATGACCCCGAAGACCGGGGACAAGATGCAGCAGCGCATCATCATGTTCATGCCGCTGATCTTCTTCTTCTTCTGCTACAACTTCGCCTCCGCCCTCGCCCTCTACTGGACCACCCAGAACATCTTCTCCATTGGCCAGACCTGGCTCATGAACAAGATCCCCGAGCCCGAGCTCAAGGCCCGCGCCGACGGTGGCAAGAAGAGCTGGGTCCAGCGCATGGCCGAGCGCCAGATGGAACTCCAGAAAGCCCGTGAAAAAGGCGGCCACGGCGGCAGCGGTGGCACCGGCATGCGCGACGTCACCCCGGAGAAGAAAAAGCCACGCGGCCCCCGCACCGGCGGCTGA
- a CDS encoding GNAT family N-acetyltransferase has protein sequence MTGFQIVTAGEEHHAGLHAVTDAVAGERKYLAGVKVPPLESSVAYYRSLAKAGFPHLVAVDDGRVLGWCDVTPAFGDARAHVGTLGMGLLPAYRGKVHGRRMLEEAIRRSWDRGLTRLELTVRVDNANAIALYERLGFVMEGTKRAAIRIDGVYHDVLMMALVREE, from the coding sequence ATGACGGGATTTCAGATCGTGACGGCGGGGGAGGAACATCATGCGGGGCTGCATGCGGTGACGGATGCGGTGGCGGGTGAGCGGAAGTATCTGGCGGGGGTGAAGGTGCCGCCGCTGGAGTCGTCGGTGGCCTACTACCGCAGCCTGGCGAAGGCGGGTTTCCCGCATCTGGTGGCGGTGGATGACGGGCGCGTGTTGGGTTGGTGTGATGTGACACCCGCATTCGGTGACGCGCGCGCGCATGTGGGCACGCTCGGCATGGGGCTGCTGCCGGCCTACCGGGGGAAAGTCCACGGGCGCAGGATGCTGGAGGAGGCGATCCGGAGATCATGGGACCGGGGCCTGACCCGGCTGGAACTGACGGTGCGCGTGGACAACGCGAATGCCATCGCGCTTTACGAAAGACTGGGCTTCGTGATGGAGGGAACGAAGCGCGCGGCCATCCGGATCGACGGGGTCTATCATGATGTGTTGATGATGGCGCTGGTGAGGGAGGAATGA
- a CDS encoding cupin domain-containing protein, producing MPPPIHSLHPSAGSTGGEIITPFLTGGSFRAEHIASFGHASPPGHWYDQDQPEWVALLTGTASIEFGDGTVHLRAGDHLTIPAHARHRVTATSADATWLALHYQP from the coding sequence ATGCCACCACCCATCCACTCCCTCCACCCGTCCGCCGGATCCACGGGTGGGGAAATCATCACCCCCTTCCTCACCGGTGGCAGTTTCCGCGCGGAGCACATCGCCTCCTTCGGCCATGCCAGCCCGCCCGGCCATTGGTATGACCAGGACCAGCCGGAGTGGGTCGCCCTGCTCACCGGCACCGCCTCCATCGAGTTCGGCGACGGCACCGTCCACCTCCGGGCAGGCGACCACCTCACCATCCCCGCGCACGCCAGGCACCGCGTCACCGCCACCAGCGCGGACGCCACGTGGCTCGCCCTCCACTACCAGCCATGA
- a CDS encoding nucleoside deaminase, protein MSDVSRFMLRAIELARAGMTRGAGGPFGAVVVRDGEIVGEGWNRVLETNDPTAHGEVTAIRDACARLGTFSLEGCEIHTTGQPCPMCLGAIHWARVGRIYYGFRIEDAAEIGFDDSEFFRQFVLPPEERLIPSGESCREEALALAADYLRMPGRRIY, encoded by the coding sequence ATGAGTGATGTTTCACGATTCATGCTGCGGGCGATCGAGCTGGCGCGTGCGGGGATGACCCGCGGGGCGGGCGGGCCGTTCGGCGCGGTGGTGGTGAGGGACGGGGAGATCGTGGGGGAGGGGTGGAACCGCGTGCTGGAGACGAACGACCCGACGGCGCACGGGGAGGTGACGGCCATCCGCGACGCGTGCGCGAGGTTGGGGACGTTCTCCCTGGAGGGCTGTGAGATCCACACGACGGGGCAGCCGTGCCCGATGTGCCTGGGGGCGATCCACTGGGCGCGGGTGGGGCGGATCTACTATGGATTCCGTATCGAGGACGCGGCGGAGATCGGCTTCGATGACAGCGAGTTTTTCAGGCAGTTCGTGCTGCCGCCGGAGGAACGGTTGATCCCGTCGGGTGAGTCGTGCCGGGAGGAGGCGCTGGCGCTGGCGGCGGACTACCTGCGGATGCCGGGGCGGAGGATTTATTAG
- a CDS encoding prepilin peptidase, giving the protein MFPPFDHWLWYVPAIFIGACVGSFLNVVIYRVPLGLSVNEPKRSFCPKCRKPIPMHRNIPLLSWLLLRGKCADCGAPIAFRYFAVELLTAVAFAAVWWVFPPVVVLPLWVMMALVISITFIDAEHLIIPTGLTWAGSVAGLAGCVLWPQLPVMAGYGGDWKTALVQGGIGWAVGFFGLWVVVELGKKAFGKKAMKFDQPVEWMIKEPVGDQDPMLFVIDGEEIPWWDIFSRKSDRLIVEAGDIRVNGGSVGKGTMVIREMEIELPDGTVRKLEDVKSVDGTALSVVIPREAMGMGDVHLLGMIGAFFGWTGVLFSLFAASIFAIFAAIIGRIGFGRQLPFGPFLVMGAVAWMFGGWKLWQWYISLLGPMGY; this is encoded by the coding sequence GTGTTTCCTCCGTTCGACCACTGGCTTTGGTATGTCCCTGCGATCTTCATCGGCGCGTGTGTCGGGTCTTTCCTGAACGTGGTCATCTACCGGGTGCCGCTGGGGCTTTCCGTGAACGAGCCGAAGCGCTCGTTCTGCCCGAAGTGCCGCAAGCCGATCCCGATGCACCGGAACATCCCGCTGCTGAGCTGGCTGCTGCTGCGCGGGAAGTGCGCGGACTGCGGCGCGCCGATCGCGTTCCGCTACTTTGCGGTGGAGCTGCTGACGGCGGTGGCGTTCGCGGCGGTGTGGTGGGTCTTCCCGCCGGTGGTGGTGCTGCCGCTGTGGGTGATGATGGCGCTGGTGATCTCCATCACGTTCATCGATGCGGAGCACCTCATCATCCCGACGGGGCTGACGTGGGCGGGGTCCGTGGCGGGTCTGGCGGGGTGCGTGCTGTGGCCGCAACTGCCGGTGATGGCGGGCTACGGCGGGGACTGGAAGACGGCGCTGGTGCAGGGCGGCATCGGCTGGGCGGTGGGTTTTTTCGGCCTGTGGGTGGTGGTGGAGCTGGGGAAGAAGGCGTTCGGCAAGAAGGCGATGAAGTTCGACCAGCCGGTGGAGTGGATGATCAAGGAGCCGGTGGGCGACCAGGATCCGATGCTGTTCGTCATCGACGGTGAGGAGATCCCGTGGTGGGACATTTTTTCCCGGAAGTCCGACCGCCTGATCGTGGAGGCGGGGGACATCCGCGTGAACGGCGGGTCGGTGGGCAAGGGCACGATGGTGATCCGTGAGATGGAGATCGAGCTGCCGGACGGGACGGTGAGGAAGCTGGAGGACGTGAAGTCCGTGGATGGGACGGCGCTGTCCGTGGTGATCCCGCGCGAGGCGATGGGGATGGGTGATGTGCACCTGCTGGGGATGATCGGCGCGTTCTTCGGATGGACGGGGGTGTTGTTCTCGCTGTTCGCGGCGTCGATCTTCGCGATCTTCGCGGCGATCATCGGCAGGATCGGTTTCGGGAGGCAACTGCCGTTCGGGCCGTTCCTGGTGATGGGCGCGGTGGCGTGGATGTTCGGCGGGTGGAAGCTGTGGCAGTGGTACATCAGCCTGCTGGGGCCGATGGGGTATTGA
- a CDS encoding glycosyltransferase — protein sequence MNRIAFFAHERGDARVVKRISALRDQGWGVVGFTFHRDRGKPDAPPAWEDVDLGTTYNRRYVQRLFTLGKSLLTLWRERDRLGECGLIYAINTDNAALALCGRFLSGSRAPLVLELADIQPAMTGSGVVSKMMRAVERWVLRRSALLVTTSPGFVRHYFGPVQGFTGEIFLLENKVYPSAGVPVVAGKERPARGGAPWVVGYSGAFRCRRSMELVRALAERLRGKVHFVLRGYASGTIAEDFTELLGEVPGMVFGGPYAYPDDLPGMYGAVDFNWCFDESDPGGNSAWLLPNRIYEGGLFRTPALAAAGTETGRWVAENGCGWEIPEPLEESLADFFTTMTEEKWRAAAARCAEVPDDLLRGEGDYDDLSSALVRLSTGHP from the coding sequence ATGAACCGCATCGCATTCTTTGCCCATGAACGCGGGGATGCGCGGGTGGTGAAACGGATCTCCGCGCTGCGGGACCAGGGGTGGGGTGTGGTGGGCTTCACGTTCCACCGGGACCGGGGGAAGCCGGATGCGCCGCCGGCGTGGGAGGACGTGGATCTGGGGACGACATACAACCGCCGCTACGTGCAGCGGCTTTTCACGCTGGGAAAAAGCCTGCTGACGCTGTGGCGGGAGCGGGACCGGCTGGGGGAGTGCGGGTTGATTTATGCGATCAATACGGACAATGCGGCGCTGGCGCTGTGCGGGCGGTTCCTGTCCGGGAGCCGTGCGCCGCTGGTGCTGGAGCTGGCGGACATCCAGCCGGCGATGACGGGGAGCGGCGTGGTTTCCAAGATGATGCGCGCGGTGGAGCGGTGGGTGCTGCGGCGCAGCGCGCTGCTGGTGACGACCTCGCCGGGGTTCGTGCGGCACTACTTCGGGCCGGTGCAGGGGTTCACCGGAGAAATTTTCCTGCTGGAGAACAAGGTGTATCCGTCCGCGGGTGTGCCGGTGGTGGCGGGGAAGGAGCGCCCGGCCCGTGGTGGTGCGCCGTGGGTGGTGGGCTATTCCGGAGCGTTCCGCTGCCGCAGGAGCATGGAGCTGGTGCGCGCGCTGGCGGAGCGGCTGCGGGGAAAGGTACACTTCGTCCTGCGTGGGTATGCTTCCGGGACCATCGCGGAGGATTTCACGGAGCTGCTGGGGGAGGTGCCGGGGATGGTGTTCGGCGGGCCGTATGCGTATCCGGATGATCTGCCGGGGATGTATGGGGCGGTGGATTTCAACTGGTGCTTCGACGAGTCCGACCCGGGTGGGAACTCGGCGTGGCTGCTGCCGAACCGGATCTATGAGGGCGGCCTGTTCCGGACGCCGGCGCTGGCGGCGGCGGGGACGGAGACGGGCCGCTGGGTGGCGGAGAACGGCTGCGGCTGGGAGATCCCGGAACCGCTGGAGGAAAGCCTGGCGGACTTTTTCACGACGATGACGGAGGAGAAATGGCGGGCCGCTGCGGCACGCTGCGCGGAGGTGCCGGACGACCTGCTGCGCGGGGAGGGGGACTACGATGATCTTTCTTCGGCGTTGGTTCGCTTGTCCACTGGTCACCCCTAG